A region of Bos javanicus breed banteng chromosome 17, ARS-OSU_banteng_1.0, whole genome shotgun sequence DNA encodes the following proteins:
- the LOC133229120 gene encoding large ribosomal subunit protein eL13-like, with translation MAPSRNGMILKPHFHKDWQRGVATWFNQPARKIRRRKARQAKARRIAPRPASGPLRPVVRCPTVRYHTKVRAGRGFSLEELRVAGIHKKVARTIGISVDPRRRNKCTESLQANVQRLKEYRSKLILFPRKPSAPKKGDSSAEELKLATQLTGPVMPIRNVYKKEKARVITEEEKNFKAFATLRMAHANARLFGIRAKRAKEAAEQDVEKKK, from the coding sequence ATGGCGCCCAGCCGGAATGGCATGATCCTGAAGCCCCACTTCCACAAGGACTGGCAGCGGGGCGTGGCCACGTGGTTCAACCAGCCGGCTCGCAAGATCCGTAGACGCAAGGCCCGGCAGGCCAAGGCGCGCCGCATTGCCCCACGCCCCGCGTCCGGTCCTCTCCGGCCGGTGGTGAGATGCCCGACGGTCAGGTACCACACGAAGGTTCGTGCCGGCAGGGGCTTCAGCCTGGAGGAGCTAAGGGTGGCCGGCATCCACAAGAAGGTGGCCCGGACCATTGGGATCTCGGTGGACCCGAGGCGGCGGAACAAGTGCACGGAGTCCCTGCAGGCCAACGTGCAGCGGCTCAAGGAGTACCGCTCCAAGCTTATCCTGTTCCCCAGGAAGCCCTCGGCCCCCAAGAAGGGAGACAGCTCTGCTGAAGAGCTTAAACTGGCCACTCAGCTGACCGGACCTGTTATGCCCATACGGAACGTCTATAAGAAGGAGAAAGCCAGAGTCAtcacagaggaggagaagaaCTTTAAGGCATTTGCCACTCTCCGTATGGCCCACGCCAATGCCCGGCTCTTTGGCATCCGGGCGAAAAGGGCCAAGGAAGCCGCAGAACAGgatgttgaaaagaaaaaataa